One genomic region from Quercus robur chromosome 4, dhQueRobu3.1, whole genome shotgun sequence encodes:
- the LOC126720976 gene encoding uncharacterized protein LOC126720976 isoform X1, translated as MASEEATANTETEEETIAVKKQKRSRRVSFADVEITSVHIFNRDDEDLSSSSSPNSTGGHPQKPLGLFSDLVDGDDFRDSSPNQHRNPFLRPLGSPSLSPSPFAASASSVDDEDNFFGPVSADFIRPERLLDSAASDDITMDSTAFSMHFRSLARSDSGGDAKTPTAHRLDFEEKTPSQNATPTDSDSLMVLTKAKKPGLQSLVPVDKVSGGKDSNDMSIVGENPRSFDYGRLSPRLDALLADGSEDLNAVSDSMFIDSDLLKSTEDMHNMFAEAVDLARTKMGEGNGGFMSCPTDQIIYDHQVVTPKQFNKGSKEFTEDATGTRRPIFQFTDDNRGTPSNEDGRVLKSDVYAQHEPEFQPLSGGGVKENSPEIRRCDSDIDQKSGQRYRSPFDGYIPLLSSKQRELFVNTPNSTQHMGIVTPSSKPPGSFLSKERIRHVAGLSSLPKSISKFNIPDPSPRPSSLIEGIDKLKQRLSNYSSMPSPLNTASAGNSRELQYRYLHSPITCLEERLSTADVKNGEDKNLINIDGDGIESPKSIGKLGHNKEAAGLAKDRVSPDYMSMGLLSKDKPKKLMTVGASPSQFTQSGGKVKQNFLMPENPRERALVTSGTDSSLVKIKLDNREVTKGTVISDQLVSAPVKSLDQNLTASIEYQGSVTRQFKQLYQHNKFISSPVKSLDQNLTFMEYQGTVSHELKQLDQHNKLVSAGLGHNGDSVENVTRNGLSTLVGDKLDSLPSERRAESDSPFSKTNYVKGFAEVESVIDNNLSHIQNESETFTNFQNSSRGKDIMNLQIESPDKNLKAGADPPQYMSYSCDRSENELPLEKSSPSKHLAQSLTLKESTPSRSIQDPSSASCSDMMPPFIGKAVLSPRSNSSRHDNNCRHEVYISQSPVHVQNIDNYSGQKRRNVQIVFGDGDHIHKSARLQRSPEGHGSEGCNSEFILEHTNEINNGEKIGGDHTKNWVDILAKFLGDTKQLFSESIDKLNLKSIFMLEDILVHLLTVKKYEMLCSEIQSQIKADHLGNVRHKRVAETRLLLYKLVYEKAKLQLMGVKRDMFLKRVLLLSSGIQESQMLESKIEHLSEYSSGNAQIEHINQSIVDSEGTHKFLTTQVPDKAHVVQHQVSCDKVTTMRQESEALDGKIKSLIKCFHSNCTMKGEPSCADTIALVHDHLEKRMCCRFIQQDLQLWEVDHFESRNGHYNILLNYQGYISQRFTVNAGPASSIIISNKLNNENILKNFPNMDACTAFAFVFSAETTKKYIGSRSLAQETQITSSCLRKLLDVVEEVQSTQIEIRNLIQTSFYSPSVEQLDLRLCFIDFYSGWKVTLTLDMTCLNCGVYPSEILPKEMKASTAKPESSWPQSLIAEIRDSAENLRAGSSRIMRFCRCVSQLMQTSCR; from the exons ATGGCGTCGGAAGAAGCGACGGCGAACACGGAGACGGAGGAGGAGACGATCGCCGTGAAGAAGCAGAAGCGCTCGCGGCGCGTGAGCTTCGCCGACGTGGAGATCACCTCCGTCCACATCTTCAACCGCGACGACGAAGacctctcctcctcctcctctccCAACTCCACCGGCGGCCATCCTCAGAAGCCTCTAGGGCTTTTCAGTGACCTCGTCGACGGCGACGATTTCAGGGACTCTTCTCCCAACCAGCACCGCAACCCCTTCTTGCGCCCTTTGggatctccctctctctctccctctccgtTCGCTGCCTCCGCCTCCTCCGTTGACGACG AAGACAACTTTTTTGGTCCTGTATCAGCAGATTTCATTAGACCTGAAAGGTTATTAGATTCTGCTGCATCTGATGATATTACGATGGATTCAACCGCATTTTCTATGCATTTCCGTAGTCTTGCAAGGTCGGATTCAGGAGGAGATGCCAAGACCCCAACGGCGCATCGTCTTGACTTTGAAGAGAAAACCCCTTCCCAGAATGCTACGCCTACTGATTCTGACAGTTTAATGGTACTAACTAAGGCTAAGAAACCAGGTCTGCAGTCTTTAGTGCCTGTTGATAAAGTAAGTGGTGGTAAAGATTCTAATGACATGAGTATTGTGGGAGAAAACCCACGGAGTTTTGATTATGGAAGGCTATCTCCCAGATTAGATGCACTTTTGGCTGACGGCAGCGAGGATTTGAATGCTGTCTCTGATTCTATGTTTATCGATTCGGATTTATTAAAGAGCACCGAGGATATGCATAATATGTTTGCTGAGGCAGTGGATCTGGCTCGTACAAAGATGGGTGAGGGAAATGGTGGCTTTATGTCCTGTCCTACTGATCAGATTATATATGATCACCAAGTCGTGACTCCCAAGCAGTTCAATAAA gGGAGTAAGGAATTTACTGAAGATGCAACTGGAACAAGGAGGCCAATATTTCAGTTTACTGATGATAATAGAGGCACCCCATCTAATGAGGATGGTAGAGTTCTTAAGTCAGATGTCTATGCTCAGCATGAACCTGAATTTCAACCTTTGAGTGGAGGTGGGGTAAAAGAAAATTCTCCTGAAATCAGGAGATGTGACTCTGATATTGATCAGAAATCTGGCCAACGATATAGATCTCCTTTTGATGGATACATACCTTTGTTATCTTCTAAACAACGGGAATTATTTGTGAATACTCCTAATTCAACCCAACATATGGGGATTGTGACCCCTTCCTCAAAACCACCAGGTTCCTTTTTAAGCAAGGAAAGGATTAGGCATGTTGCAGGTTTGTCTTCCCTTCCAAAAAGCATTTCCAAGTTTAATATTCCTGACCCTTCTCCCCGCCCCTCTAGTCTCATAGAGGGAATTGACAAATTGAAGCAGAGATTATCAAATTACTCCTCTATGCCCTCTCCCTTGAATACTGCTTCAGCTGGGAATAGTAGAGAACTTCAATACAGATATTTGCATAGTCCCATTACTTGTTTAGAGGAGCGCTTGTCAACTGCTGATGTGAAGAATGGAGAAGATAAAAATTTGATCAACATAGATGGTGATGGAATTGAGTCCCCCAAAAGCATTGGTAAGTTGGGCCACAATAAAGAGGCTGCAGGCCTTGCAAAAGATAGAGTATCTCCAGATTACATGTCTATGGGCCTTCTTTCCAAAGATAAACCTAAGAAGCTAATGACAGTAGGGGCTTCTCCATCTCAGTTCACTCAATCAGGAGGGAAAGTGAAGCAAAATTTCTTGATGCCAGAAAATCCTAGAGAAAGGGCACTGGTTACTTCTGGAACTGATTCCTCATTGGTGAAGATCAAACTTGATAACAGGGAAGTAACTAAAGGAACTGTTATATCTGATCAGTTGGTTTCTGCTCCGGTGAAAAGTTTAGATCAGAACTTAACAGCATCCATTGAATATCAAGGCAGTGTCACCCGCCAATTTAAACAGCTGTATCagcataataaatttatttcctCTCCAGTTAAAAGTTTAGATCAGAACTTAACATTCATGGAATATCAAGGCACCGTGTCCCATGAGTTGAAGCAGTTGGATCAGCATAATAAACTTGTTAGTGCTGGTTTAGGGCACAATGGAGATTCTGTTGAAAATGTTACTAGAAATGGCCTTTCTACTCTGGTAGGTGACAAACTGGATTCCTTGCCATCTGAAAGGAGAGCTGAGTCTGACTCACCCTTCTCAAAGACTAATTATGTCAAAGGGTTTGCTGAAGTAGAAAGTGTTATTGATAATAACCTTTCCCATATTCAAAATGAATCTGAAACCTTTACAAACTTCCAGAACTCTTCCAGGGGCAAGGACATTATGAATCTTCAGATTGAAAGCCCAGATAAGAACCTTAAAGCTGGAGCAGACCCACCCCAGTACATGTCATATTCTTGTGATAGAAGTGAAAATGAACTGCCCCTTGAAAAG AGTTCCCCCAGCAAACATCTGGCCCAGAGTCTTACTTTGAAAGAGTCAACTCCAAGCCGCTCCATACAAGATCCATCAAGTGCATCATGCAGTGACATGATGCCCCCTTTCATCGGGAAAGCTGTACTATCACCCAGGTCCAATTCAAGTAGACACGACAATAACTGCCGTCACGAAGTTTATATTTCACAGAGTCCTGTTCATGTGCAGAATATTGATAATTATTCCGgacagaaaagaagaaatgtACAAATAGTTTTTGGGGATGGAGACCATATACATAAATCAGCCAGACTGCAGAGAAGTCCAGAAGGTCATGGAAGTGAGGGTTGTAATTCTGAGTTCATTTTGGAACACACTAATGAAATAAACAATGGAGAGAAGATTGGAGGTGACCATACTAAGAATTGGGTTGAT ATTTTAGCAAAGTTCTTAGGTGATACAAAACAACTGTTTTCTGAATCCATTGATAAGCTAAATTTAAAATCG ATTTTCATGCTCGAAGATATTTTGGTTCACCTATTAACGGTTAAAAAATATGAGATGCTTTGTTCAGAAATTCAGTCTCAG ATAAAAGCTGACCACCTCGGTAATGTTAGGCATAAAAG AGTAGCTGAAACAAGGTTGTTGTTGTATAAACTTGTGTATGAAAAGGCAAAATTGCAATTAATGGGTGTGAAGCGTGACATGTTTCTG AAAAGAGTACTGCTATTGAGCTCTGGAATTCAGGAGAGTCAAATGTTGGAGTCGAAAATTGAACATCTATCTGAATATAGTTCAGGAAATGCTCAAATTGAGCATATTAATCAGTCTATAGTTGATTCAGAGGGCACACATAAATTCCTAACAACACAG GTTCCTGATAAAGCACATGTTGTACAGCACCAGGTTTCCTGTGACAAAGTGACCACAATGAGGCAGGAGTCTGAAGCTTTAGATGGAAAGATAAAGAGTTTGATCAAATGTTTTCACTCTAACTGTACGATGAAAGGAGAACCAAGCTGTGCTGATACTATTGCATTAGTTCATGATCATCTGGAGAAGAGAATGTGTTGCAGGTTTATACAACAGGATTTACAG TTATGGGAAGTTGATCATTTTGAGAGTAGGAATGGTCATTACAATATTCTCCTCAACTATCAGGGCTACATCAGCCAAAG ATTCACAGTAAATGCTGGTCCAGCATCAAGCATTATAATCTCAAACAAATTGAATAATGAAAACATCTTAAAG AATTTTCCAAACATGGATGCTTGCACTGCATTTGCATTTGTGTTCAGTGCTGAGACCACGAAGAAGTATATTGGTTCAAGAAGTTTGGCGCAAGAGACACAA ATAACCAGTTCATGTCTACGTAAGCTACTAGATGTGGTCGAGGAAGTACAATCAACCCAGATTGAGATTAGAAATCTAATCCAGACAAGTTTTTATTCTCCATCTG
- the LOC126720976 gene encoding uncharacterized protein LOC126720976 isoform X2, which yields MASEEATANTETEEETIAVKKQKRSRRVSFADVEITSVHIFNRDDEDLSSSSSPNSTGGHPQKPLGLFSDLVDGDDFRDSSPNQHRNPFLRPLGSPSLSPSPFAASASSVDDEDNFFGPVSADFIRPERLLDSAASDDITMDSTAFSMHFRSLARSDSGGDAKTPTAHRLDFEEKTPSQNATPTDSDSLMVLTKAKKPGLQSLVPVDKVSGGKDSNDMSIVGENPRSFDYGRLSPRLDALLADGSEDLNAVSDSMFIDSDLLKSTEDMHNMFAEAVDLARTKMGEGNGGFMSCPTDQIIYDHQVVTPKQFNKGSKEFTEDATGTRRPIFQFTDDNRGTPSNEDGRVLKSDVYAQHEPEFQPLSGGGVKENSPEIRRCDSDIDQKSGQRYRSPFDGYIPLLSSKQRELFVNTPNSTQHMGIVTPSSKPPGSFLSKERIRHVAGLSSLPKSISKFNIPDPSPRPSSLIEGIDKLKQRLSNYSSMPSPLNTASAGNSRELQYRYLHSPITCLEERLSTADVKNGEDKNLINIDGDGIESPKSIGKLGHNKEAAGLAKDRVSPDYMSMGLLSKDKPKKLMTVGASPSQFTQSGGKVKQNFLMPENPRERALVTSGTDSSLVKIKLDNREVTKGTVISDQLVSAPVKSLDQNLTASIEYQGSVTRQFKQLYQHNKFISSPVKSLDQNLTFMEYQGTVSHELKQLDQHNKLVSAGLGHNGDSVENVTRNGLSTLVGDKLDSLPSERRAESDSPFSKTNYVKGFAEVESVIDNNLSHIQNESETFTNFQNSSRGKDIMNLQIESPDKNLKAGADPPQYMSYSCDRSENELPLEKSSPSKHLAQSLTLKESTPSRSIQDPSSASCSDMMPPFIGKAVLSPRSNSSRHDNNCRHEVYISQSPVHVQNIDNYSGQKRRNVQIVFGDGDHIHKSARLQRSPEGHGSEGCNSEFILEHTNEINNGEKIGGDHTKNWVDILAKFLGDTKQLFSESIDKLNLKSIFMLEDILVHLLTVKKYEMLCSEIQSQIKADHLGNVRHKRVAETRLLLYKLVYEKAKLQLMGVKRDMFLKRVLLLSSGIQESQMLESKIEHLSEYSSGNAQIEHINQSIVDSEGTHKFLTTQHQVSCDKVTTMRQESEALDGKIKSLIKCFHSNCTMKGEPSCADTIALVHDHLEKRMCCRFIQQDLQLWEVDHFESRNGHYNILLNYQGYISQRFTVNAGPASSIIISNKLNNENILKNFPNMDACTAFAFVFSAETTKKYIGSRSLAQETQITSSCLRKLLDVVEEVQSTQIEIRNLIQTSFYSPSVEQLDLRLCFIDFYSGWKVTLTLDMTCLNCGVYPSEILPKEMKASTAKPESSWPQSLIAEIRDSAENLRAGSSRIMRFCRCVSQLMQTSCR from the exons ATGGCGTCGGAAGAAGCGACGGCGAACACGGAGACGGAGGAGGAGACGATCGCCGTGAAGAAGCAGAAGCGCTCGCGGCGCGTGAGCTTCGCCGACGTGGAGATCACCTCCGTCCACATCTTCAACCGCGACGACGAAGacctctcctcctcctcctctccCAACTCCACCGGCGGCCATCCTCAGAAGCCTCTAGGGCTTTTCAGTGACCTCGTCGACGGCGACGATTTCAGGGACTCTTCTCCCAACCAGCACCGCAACCCCTTCTTGCGCCCTTTGggatctccctctctctctccctctccgtTCGCTGCCTCCGCCTCCTCCGTTGACGACG AAGACAACTTTTTTGGTCCTGTATCAGCAGATTTCATTAGACCTGAAAGGTTATTAGATTCTGCTGCATCTGATGATATTACGATGGATTCAACCGCATTTTCTATGCATTTCCGTAGTCTTGCAAGGTCGGATTCAGGAGGAGATGCCAAGACCCCAACGGCGCATCGTCTTGACTTTGAAGAGAAAACCCCTTCCCAGAATGCTACGCCTACTGATTCTGACAGTTTAATGGTACTAACTAAGGCTAAGAAACCAGGTCTGCAGTCTTTAGTGCCTGTTGATAAAGTAAGTGGTGGTAAAGATTCTAATGACATGAGTATTGTGGGAGAAAACCCACGGAGTTTTGATTATGGAAGGCTATCTCCCAGATTAGATGCACTTTTGGCTGACGGCAGCGAGGATTTGAATGCTGTCTCTGATTCTATGTTTATCGATTCGGATTTATTAAAGAGCACCGAGGATATGCATAATATGTTTGCTGAGGCAGTGGATCTGGCTCGTACAAAGATGGGTGAGGGAAATGGTGGCTTTATGTCCTGTCCTACTGATCAGATTATATATGATCACCAAGTCGTGACTCCCAAGCAGTTCAATAAA gGGAGTAAGGAATTTACTGAAGATGCAACTGGAACAAGGAGGCCAATATTTCAGTTTACTGATGATAATAGAGGCACCCCATCTAATGAGGATGGTAGAGTTCTTAAGTCAGATGTCTATGCTCAGCATGAACCTGAATTTCAACCTTTGAGTGGAGGTGGGGTAAAAGAAAATTCTCCTGAAATCAGGAGATGTGACTCTGATATTGATCAGAAATCTGGCCAACGATATAGATCTCCTTTTGATGGATACATACCTTTGTTATCTTCTAAACAACGGGAATTATTTGTGAATACTCCTAATTCAACCCAACATATGGGGATTGTGACCCCTTCCTCAAAACCACCAGGTTCCTTTTTAAGCAAGGAAAGGATTAGGCATGTTGCAGGTTTGTCTTCCCTTCCAAAAAGCATTTCCAAGTTTAATATTCCTGACCCTTCTCCCCGCCCCTCTAGTCTCATAGAGGGAATTGACAAATTGAAGCAGAGATTATCAAATTACTCCTCTATGCCCTCTCCCTTGAATACTGCTTCAGCTGGGAATAGTAGAGAACTTCAATACAGATATTTGCATAGTCCCATTACTTGTTTAGAGGAGCGCTTGTCAACTGCTGATGTGAAGAATGGAGAAGATAAAAATTTGATCAACATAGATGGTGATGGAATTGAGTCCCCCAAAAGCATTGGTAAGTTGGGCCACAATAAAGAGGCTGCAGGCCTTGCAAAAGATAGAGTATCTCCAGATTACATGTCTATGGGCCTTCTTTCCAAAGATAAACCTAAGAAGCTAATGACAGTAGGGGCTTCTCCATCTCAGTTCACTCAATCAGGAGGGAAAGTGAAGCAAAATTTCTTGATGCCAGAAAATCCTAGAGAAAGGGCACTGGTTACTTCTGGAACTGATTCCTCATTGGTGAAGATCAAACTTGATAACAGGGAAGTAACTAAAGGAACTGTTATATCTGATCAGTTGGTTTCTGCTCCGGTGAAAAGTTTAGATCAGAACTTAACAGCATCCATTGAATATCAAGGCAGTGTCACCCGCCAATTTAAACAGCTGTATCagcataataaatttatttcctCTCCAGTTAAAAGTTTAGATCAGAACTTAACATTCATGGAATATCAAGGCACCGTGTCCCATGAGTTGAAGCAGTTGGATCAGCATAATAAACTTGTTAGTGCTGGTTTAGGGCACAATGGAGATTCTGTTGAAAATGTTACTAGAAATGGCCTTTCTACTCTGGTAGGTGACAAACTGGATTCCTTGCCATCTGAAAGGAGAGCTGAGTCTGACTCACCCTTCTCAAAGACTAATTATGTCAAAGGGTTTGCTGAAGTAGAAAGTGTTATTGATAATAACCTTTCCCATATTCAAAATGAATCTGAAACCTTTACAAACTTCCAGAACTCTTCCAGGGGCAAGGACATTATGAATCTTCAGATTGAAAGCCCAGATAAGAACCTTAAAGCTGGAGCAGACCCACCCCAGTACATGTCATATTCTTGTGATAGAAGTGAAAATGAACTGCCCCTTGAAAAG AGTTCCCCCAGCAAACATCTGGCCCAGAGTCTTACTTTGAAAGAGTCAACTCCAAGCCGCTCCATACAAGATCCATCAAGTGCATCATGCAGTGACATGATGCCCCCTTTCATCGGGAAAGCTGTACTATCACCCAGGTCCAATTCAAGTAGACACGACAATAACTGCCGTCACGAAGTTTATATTTCACAGAGTCCTGTTCATGTGCAGAATATTGATAATTATTCCGgacagaaaagaagaaatgtACAAATAGTTTTTGGGGATGGAGACCATATACATAAATCAGCCAGACTGCAGAGAAGTCCAGAAGGTCATGGAAGTGAGGGTTGTAATTCTGAGTTCATTTTGGAACACACTAATGAAATAAACAATGGAGAGAAGATTGGAGGTGACCATACTAAGAATTGGGTTGAT ATTTTAGCAAAGTTCTTAGGTGATACAAAACAACTGTTTTCTGAATCCATTGATAAGCTAAATTTAAAATCG ATTTTCATGCTCGAAGATATTTTGGTTCACCTATTAACGGTTAAAAAATATGAGATGCTTTGTTCAGAAATTCAGTCTCAG ATAAAAGCTGACCACCTCGGTAATGTTAGGCATAAAAG AGTAGCTGAAACAAGGTTGTTGTTGTATAAACTTGTGTATGAAAAGGCAAAATTGCAATTAATGGGTGTGAAGCGTGACATGTTTCTG AAAAGAGTACTGCTATTGAGCTCTGGAATTCAGGAGAGTCAAATGTTGGAGTCGAAAATTGAACATCTATCTGAATATAGTTCAGGAAATGCTCAAATTGAGCATATTAATCAGTCTATAGTTGATTCAGAGGGCACACATAAATTCCTAACAACACAG CACCAGGTTTCCTGTGACAAAGTGACCACAATGAGGCAGGAGTCTGAAGCTTTAGATGGAAAGATAAAGAGTTTGATCAAATGTTTTCACTCTAACTGTACGATGAAAGGAGAACCAAGCTGTGCTGATACTATTGCATTAGTTCATGATCATCTGGAGAAGAGAATGTGTTGCAGGTTTATACAACAGGATTTACAG TTATGGGAAGTTGATCATTTTGAGAGTAGGAATGGTCATTACAATATTCTCCTCAACTATCAGGGCTACATCAGCCAAAG ATTCACAGTAAATGCTGGTCCAGCATCAAGCATTATAATCTCAAACAAATTGAATAATGAAAACATCTTAAAG AATTTTCCAAACATGGATGCTTGCACTGCATTTGCATTTGTGTTCAGTGCTGAGACCACGAAGAAGTATATTGGTTCAAGAAGTTTGGCGCAAGAGACACAA ATAACCAGTTCATGTCTACGTAAGCTACTAGATGTGGTCGAGGAAGTACAATCAACCCAGATTGAGATTAGAAATCTAATCCAGACAAGTTTTTATTCTCCATCTG